The DNA region ACTGACGTTCGAGTGCGGCTACGTTCACGACGGCTCGGCACCCCTCGGCACCACGTGTCGCAGCTGTTCTTGTCGTCGCTCGAAAGGCACGTGCATGCTCTCCGGCCAAGGCCGTCACCGCCGTCCCCGCCAGGCCCCGGCGATCGTCGTCGCGGCGGGCGTCACCGGATCCGCCATCGCCATCCCGCTGCTCGGCGCCACGGGTGCGCACGCGGCTGACGCCACGACGTGGGACAAGGTCGCGGAGTGCGAGAGCGGCGGCGCGTGGAGCGCCAAGGGCGAGGGGTACTACGGCGGTCTGCAGCTGACGCAGGAGACCTGGGAGAGCTACGGCGGCCTCGCCTACGCGCCGAGTGCCGACCAGGCGAGCCGCTCCCAGCAGATCGCCGTCGCCGACAAGGTCCTCGCCGACCAGGGACCCTCCGCGTGGCCGAACTGCGGCCCGGCCGCGGGCCTCAGCAAGGGCGGCGCGGCCGCCGACGTCGACCCGGGCCTGCCGCCCGCGCCGTCGAAGCCCGCGGAGCCGTCCGGCGACGCCGAGGACTCCCAGGGCGACGGGAAGGGCTCCGAGGACGGCGAGAAGGCCGACGGGGCCGACAAGGGCGCCGAGGACTCCGCCGACGCGAGCGACAAGGGCGACAAGGGCGACAGGGGAAGCACCGGCAAGCACCGCAAGCCCGACAGCGGCGGCTCGGCCGACGAGAGTGACGAACGCGACAAGGCCGGACGGAAGGGCGAGAAGGGCGCGGCGGACGGCAAGTCCGGCGACCGCGACAGCACTTCGCCCGACGCCGAGTCCGACCCGGGCCGTGAGCCCTCGGGCGCCGACGAGTCCGCGGAGGGCTCGGAGGGCTCGCCGTCCGGCCGGCATCGCGGCTCCAGCGCCGACGAGGGCGACGGGGTGCAGAAGGGCGGCGCGGGCTCCGCGGGCCGCCACGCGTCGCGTGGTGAAGGACGCGACGCACGCGACGCCGCCGACCCCGCGGACACCTACACGGTCCGCTCCGGCGACAACCTCTCGCAGATCGCCGACCGGCACGACCTTGACGGCGGCTGGACCACTCTCTACGCCGAGAACAAGCGGACCGTCGGCGGTGACCCGGATCTCATCCTCCCCGGTCAGCGACTTGACCTGAGGGAGCGCCAGGCCGCCGAAGCGGACCGGAAGTAGGCATACCGGGGCGGAAGTTGACCGGCGGTTCGGGGTGAATGTCCGATTTAAAGACGGTGAGAGGCAAGTGAGAGATGGGTCTCAGAAGCCCTGATCGTCTTTGAAATTCCGGTGATTGCCTGTCTACGGTCGTGACCGCTCGCCACAGCGGGCCCCGCCGGTCGGTACGCCGAATCCTGCCAACGGCCGGACGGGAACAGTCGTCGCTTCGAGCGCCGAAGGCAGGAGCGGGGGACCCAAGGTAAGCGCCGGGCCCACGCGTTGAACGGCCAGTGGCCGAGCGACGCGCAGGACCGGCTAGGGGTGAAGTCGTACGGAAGCCGTACGGCCGGGCACTCACCCGCCCGAACCCGACAGCTCACCTCGCAGGCGTCGGTGAGGGGATCAATCCATGCTGCTTTCCGGCAAGGGCAAGCACCGTCGTCCGTCCAAGGCCACCCGCGCGGCCACCGTCGTCGGTGTCACCGGCGCCGCCGTCGCCGCGCCGCTGATGGCCGCCGGCACCGCGAACGCCGCCACCGTCGACCAGTGGGACCGGGTCGCCCAGTGCGAGTCCGGCGGCAACTGGTCCATCAACACCGGCAACGGCTACTACGGCGGCGTGCAGTTCTCCGCCTCCACCTGGGCCGCTTACGGCGGTACGAAGTACGCGGCCACCGCTGACAAGGCCTCCAAGGCCCAGCAGATCGAGATCGCCGAGAAGGTCCTCGCGGGCCAGGGCAAGGGTGCCTGGCCGAGCTGTGGCGTGGGCCTCACCAACGCCCCGTACAACGGCGGCGGTGCCGAGAAGCCGCAGCAGCAGGCCAAGCCCCAGCAGCAGGCCAAGCCCCAGCAGCAGCCGCAGCAGCAGGCTCAGCCGCAGCAGCAGGCCAAGCCGCAGCCGAAGCCGCAGCAGGCCGCCCCGCAGACCGAGTCGAAGAAGACCGTCCAGACCCCGACCGGCAAGGTCGTGAAGAAGGGCGACGGCGAGTACAAGGTCAAGACGGGCGACACCCTGTCCAAGATCGCCGACGAGCACGACGTCAAGGGCGGCTGGCACAAGGTGTACAAGCTCAACGGCGACATCATCTCCGACGCCGACATGATCTACCCGGGCCAGCAGCTGCACCTCAGCTGAGCCTGAGCCCGACCCGCGCCCTGTCCGGTCCGTCCGGCCAGGGCCCCCGCTCCGCCCCGCGGAGCACCCCCGTCCCCACGGGTCTTTCTCGCCCCGGTGCGCGTACGCACCGGGGCGAGGTGCTGTCCGGGGCGGCCCCGCCGGTCCCGGAGCGGGCCGAGGCCGTCCCCGAGTACGCCCAGGGCGAAGCTACCGGCCGGTAAGAGCCTGTGGTTCCGTCCTGATTCCCAGGGAATTGGCCCGATGGCCGTCCCACGGGGCGGGCGGTCGGCTGGCCGAAGCTCCCGGGCCCGTTAGGCTCAGGAGACGCAGGGCCGATGAAGACCATGCAAGCCATGCGCAAGCCCGCGCCCCCAGTGGTGCACGCCATGCGCCCCTAGCGTCACATCCCAGAAGGAGATGCTCGTGCCGTCCATCGACGTCGTCGTAGCCCGGGAAATCCTGGACTCCCGAGGCAACCCCACGGTCGAGGTCGAGGTCGGCCTCGACGACGGGTCCACCGGCCGCGCCGCGGTCCCGTCCGGCGCCTCCACCGGTGCCTTCGAGGCCATCGAACTGCGTGACGGAGACGCCAACCGCTACGGCGGCAAGGGTGTCGAGAAGGCCGTCCTCGCCGTCATCGAGCAGATCGGCCCGGAGCTCGTCGGCTACGACGCCACCGAGCAGCGCCTGATCGACCAGGCGATGTTCGACCTCGACGCCACCGACAACAAGGGCTCGCTCGGCGCCAACGCCATCCTCGGCGTCTCCCTCGCCGTCGCCCACGCCGCCTCCGAGGCGAGCGACCTGCCGCTCTTCCGTTACCTGGGCGGCCCGAACGCGCACCTGCTGCCCGTTCCGATGATGAACATCCTGAACGGCGGGTCCCACGCGGACTCCAACGTCGACATCCAGGAGTTCATGATCGCCCCGATCGGCGCGGAGTCCTTCTCCGAGGCGCTGCGCTGGGGCGCCGAGGTCTACCACACGCTGAAGAAGGTCCTGAAGACCAAGGGTCTGTCGACCGGCCTCGGCGACGAGGGCGGCTTCGCCCCGAACCTGGAGTCGAACCGCGCCGCCCTCGACCTCATCGTCGAGGCCATCAAGCAGGCCGGTTACGTCCCCGGCGAGCAGATCGCGCTCGCGCTCGACGTCGCCGCGTCGGAGTTCTACAAGGACGGCACGTACGAGTTCGAGGGCAAGTCCCGCTCGGCCGCCGAGATGACCGAGTACTACGCCGAGCTCGTCGAGGCCTACCCGCTCGTGTCCATCGAGGACCCGCTGTTCGAGGACGACTGGGCGGGCTGGAAGGTCATCACCGACAAGCTGGGCGACAAGGTCCAGATCGTCGGCGACGACCTCTTCGTCACCAACCCCGAGCGCCTGGCCCGCGGCATCGAGGAGGGCTCCGCCAACGCCCTCCTGGTCAAGGTCAACCAGATCGGCTCCCTGACCGAGACCCTGGACGCCGTCGAGCTGGCCCAGCGCAACGGCTTCAAGTGCATGATGTCGCACCGCTCCGGCGAGACCGAGGACGTCACCATCGCCGACCTCGCCGTCGCCGTGAACTGCGGCCAGATCAAGACCGGCGCCCCGGCCCGCTCGGACCGCGTCGCCAAGTACAACCAGCTCCTTCGCATCGAGGAGATCCTCGACGACGCGGCGGTGTACGCGGGCCGCTCGGCGTTCCCGCGCTTCAAGGGCTGAGCCCTAGCCAGTCGTACGTACGTCCCCGTACTCGGTCCCGTACCGTGTGCGGGGACGTACGCGCGTACTGGGGAGGCGAGACACATGGCCGGGAAAGTCCGGGACAAGGACCGGTTCTCCACGGCGACCCGGCTGCGGCTGCTCGGCGAGCAGACCGCCGAGCGCGTCTACCGCTCGCAGACCAAGCGCCAGGCCCGCCGCTCCCGGCTCACGGGCCGGGCCGCGCTCCTCGTGCTCGTCGTCTGCTCGCTGGTCGTGGCCCTCGCCTATCCGATAAGGCAGTACGTGTCGCAGCGCGCCGACATCGCCGAGCAGCGGCAGAAGCAGTCCGAGCACCGCGAGAACGTGGAGCGGCTGCGCGACGAGAAGGCCCGCTGGCAGGACGACGCGTACGCCGAGCAGCGCATCCGGGACCGGCTGCACTACGTGAAGCCCGGCGAGACCGGGTTCACCGTCATCGACCCGGCGGCCACCGACGGCCACCGCGGGGACGAGGGCGCGGCCGACCGGCCCTGGTACGCGAACGTCTGGGACGGCGTCGACGAGGCCGACAGGGCCGGTGTCGCCGAGCGCGCCGACGACAATTGACACCGTCAGTCCAGTACGAACAGTCCAGTACGACCAGTACGAAACGAAAGACAGGCATGCAGACGCCCCCGCCCCAGACCGAGCCCACCGCGCCCACGGACGCCGACATCACCGCGTTCCAGGAGCAGCTCGGGCGCCCGCCGCGTGGTTTGCGCGCCATCGCGCACCGCTGCCCCTGCGGCAACCCGGACGTGGTCGAGACGGCGCCCCGGCTGCCCGACGGCACGCCGTTCCCGACGACGTACTACCTGACGTGCCCGCGGGCCGCGTCGGCGATCGGGACGCTCGAAGCGAACGGCGTCATGAAGGAGATGACGGAGCGGCTCGGCACCGATCCCGATCTCGCCGCCGCGTACCGGGCCGCCCACGAGGACTACATCGCGCGGCGCGACTCCATCGAGGTGCTCGAAGGCTTCCCCTCGGCCGGTGGCATGCCGGACCGCGTGAAGTGCCTGCACGTCCTCGTGGCCCACTCGCTGGCCGCGGGCCCCGGCGTGAACCCCCTCGGCGACGAGGCGATCGCCCTCCTGCCGGAGTGGTGGCGGAAGGGCCCTTGCGTGGGCCCCGCCCAGGACTGACCTGCCGCACCCGGCACCGGGGCGACCCTGGCCCGCCGCTCCGCGACGGGCCCGCCCGCCCTCACCACCTGCGGCAGGCCGGAGCGTGGGCACAGCCCCGTCCCACGGCACCGTAACGACATAGGAGAACGCCCGATGACCCGCGTGGCAGCCATCGACTGCGGCACGAACTCGATCCGTCTGCTCGTGGCCGACGCCGACCCCGCGACGGGGCAACTGGTCGACCTGGACCGCCGGATG from Streptomyces flavofungini includes:
- the eno gene encoding phosphopyruvate hydratase encodes the protein MLVPSIDVVVAREILDSRGNPTVEVEVGLDDGSTGRAAVPSGASTGAFEAIELRDGDANRYGGKGVEKAVLAVIEQIGPELVGYDATEQRLIDQAMFDLDATDNKGSLGANAILGVSLAVAHAASEASDLPLFRYLGGPNAHLLPVPMMNILNGGSHADSNVDIQEFMIAPIGAESFSEALRWGAEVYHTLKKVLKTKGLSTGLGDEGGFAPNLESNRAALDLIVEAIKQAGYVPGEQIALALDVAASEFYKDGTYEFEGKSRSAAEMTEYYAELVEAYPLVSIEDPLFEDDWAGWKVITDKLGDKVQIVGDDLFVTNPERLARGIEEGSANALLVKVNQIGSLTETLDAVELAQRNGFKCMMSHRSGETEDVTIADLAVAVNCGQIKTGAPARSDRVAKYNQLLRIEEILDDAAVYAGRSAFPRFKG
- a CDS encoding FtsB family cell division protein is translated as MAGKVRDKDRFSTATRLRLLGEQTAERVYRSQTKRQARRSRLTGRAALLVLVVCSLVVALAYPIRQYVSQRADIAEQRQKQSEHRENVERLRDEKARWQDDAYAEQRIRDRLHYVKPGETGFTVIDPAATDGHRGDEGAADRPWYANVWDGVDEADRAGVAERADDN
- a CDS encoding transglycosylase family protein, which encodes MLLSGKGKHRRPSKATRAATVVGVTGAAVAAPLMAAGTANAATVDQWDRVAQCESGGNWSINTGNGYYGGVQFSASTWAAYGGTKYAATADKASKAQQIEIAEKVLAGQGKGAWPSCGVGLTNAPYNGGGAEKPQQQAKPQQQAKPQQQPQQQAQPQQQAKPQPKPQQAAPQTESKKTVQTPTGKVVKKGDGEYKVKTGDTLSKIADEHDVKGGWHKVYKLNGDIISDADMIYPGQQLHLS
- a CDS encoding transglycosylase family protein, with the translated sequence MLSGQGRHRRPRQAPAIVVAAGVTGSAIAIPLLGATGAHAADATTWDKVAECESGGAWSAKGEGYYGGLQLTQETWESYGGLAYAPSADQASRSQQIAVADKVLADQGPSAWPNCGPAAGLSKGGAAADVDPGLPPAPSKPAEPSGDAEDSQGDGKGSEDGEKADGADKGAEDSADASDKGDKGDRGSTGKHRKPDSGGSADESDERDKAGRKGEKGAADGKSGDRDSTSPDAESDPGREPSGADESAEGSEGSPSGRHRGSSADEGDGVQKGGAGSAGRHASRGEGRDARDAADPADTYTVRSGDNLSQIADRHDLDGGWTTLYAENKRTVGGDPDLILPGQRLDLRERQAAEADRK
- a CDS encoding DUF501 domain-containing protein yields the protein MQTPPPQTEPTAPTDADITAFQEQLGRPPRGLRAIAHRCPCGNPDVVETAPRLPDGTPFPTTYYLTCPRAASAIGTLEANGVMKEMTERLGTDPDLAAAYRAAHEDYIARRDSIEVLEGFPSAGGMPDRVKCLHVLVAHSLAAGPGVNPLGDEAIALLPEWWRKGPCVGPAQD